A portion of the Chondrinema litorale genome contains these proteins:
- a CDS encoding PKD domain-containing protein, translating to MTKIYLSKSRLALAIFFQLFVFTELYSQVIINTPSAAEFCVGGNIVTLEDIQIIETVDTDISNTTGIETYIISVPSANFEFNTGATVTISHLGTATATSLSASITSNEITFNYNLLNTESGIDTLVLSGIELQAINTTDAGNIVRSGGTVVHNGNEVADNLNHASLTSYPGATATAGTYTAICEGGTVSLSGIVGGLVGDVSWSAPSGTFSDINDLNATYTPSVTTGSVTVTLTNDPDGPGGCTAATSDATINVISQPEVPTVTFNSIYNIGETITAPQVTSNNTNLEWHSDLSLSADLTITSGNTAIPNLTDLGFSSATANITTVYVTNTIAGCRSEATPIELVVSSGITLSEAINGNKLCVGGNEIAIGDVVITENDAFAFANTNGIVSIEIASPSPKFEFYTGGGITVSQTQTSGTMSNLSAVATAGKLTINYEISNTENGIDEITINGIKVRAIGNSGVGELLRTGGTSTIAGLEVSDAINFATLQSYNNTSVDAGSDVDICVGESVSLEGSFTGAASSITWSGPGSFTTNNQLKTVYTPASTIDGTVEQVTITSNDPDGTGGCAPVSDVINITVRGIPTAPTVTFNQNTCVGDVLTSPVVTSGTSNLKWHSSLALKNDITVTSGDLTTPNLTDLGFSTAATGTFTVYVTQTSAYGCESLPTEVKLVVNAVPNAPIITEPEIEICQNDNSSLSISAIGNNLKWYRNDNSLIVQSNTFDPVGLSKINTATASTTTFKVTQTESNCESAFASFTVKVVALPNTSSINGDASACASSEGNIYSVTEVTGNKYIWSLSGGGTISSGQGSSSISISWNDNQSTIETYTLSVTEEDPTGCQDLPESIDITINPVPNVSFTGLSSSYSSTDLNSYELTGTPSGGVFYGQGVSYNSISGKYEFKPAEAGTGNIPVGYQYETTEGCIVYATPYVTSIGIPSASGINGLNASREYCENDDDVSLYGISLNPGNSTFLFSSYQILGLLENDPSDPTNNDKAIFSPSEVGPGTYYLYYNNGTGNGSPEIVTVYEIPEAPTTDTDLTYCQGDPLSDFTATGSGIIKWYTSYPTPGSEVSTATNGIATVSELSLTNATASPTSGTPIKIWVTQIDGNGCESEPEEINITVITKPSQPTLSSTIPVYCPGDILQNIVVTGESGATWQWSEASDFSTSVGTSNTSGVTSTFQNPITLTSNGSSSKTITYYVRQIVDGCISDPLTINVTTYPIPDKPILVSTIPTYCPSDLLQDITVSGALGATYEWADDASFSNIVGTMNNSGNTSTLNYPISLTAPGPSASTYSLYVRQKLNGCFSEATQIDVTVYPTPDAPLIITARLEYCHGDVQEDIVASGEAGATWQWSNSADFSTTVGSQSTSGNNSTFQNPVVLSAYGPGATTINYWVRQQVNGCYSPSTQVSIDVYPIPSAPTLSGTNPVYCSGSNINSITVSGESGANFKWYNDASLSDINLIANQAILNNPPVSNINNTELPIVHSLWVTQTLNGCTSPALEVDITIYPYPDIPTATYTADYCDGETVNNINLSGKTGAIFTWYDSLLTPYSIQPATNTSATATELGIDNNTPGVYKIYVTQTVNDCESEANEIEVTIHHIPEAPNASSPDPVCIFQDVNNLTASGETGATFKWYTDETLTNLYATGASVNPGITNTSASETDFWVTQTLNNCESPSTKVTVTVYDIPPSPVVDIPSEYCVGQQIQNITATGSNLRWYSDNSLSNQVGAGESFAPGIDNSKSSVTKFYVTQTFFSGDGFNGCTSSATEVEVIIHDLPVVSIADLDAEYCVDESPATIRGIPSGGYFVGDGISGDVFTAGDAGIGTHVIKYIYENANSCIDSAIQLVTVHELPAVTFSNLDSTYCVNDNYVTLNGFPVGGTFFLNGSPMSSTFRPDIIGVGEHEVVYTYTDGNTCTNSDTQQVVIYPAPIVNFTIDTYCLSEDVNFSDSSYVTDGNIVAWEWDFDDGENSSEQNPTHHFSEIGYYTIALTAFTENGCSDYTERDIYIGATPDVDFEWSNTCVNDFAIFTNLSSVENESLQSSFWDFGDGSSSTDFSPTHQYTNPGSYEVTLTVFSETNCISTITKEVAIFPSVVSYPYYDSFEDPESGWFENGENSSWEIATPSASIITPQNSGPNVWITNGSGNYNNDERSYVESPCFDLTPLNRPKISFDIFYNTQAGFDGAVLQSSIDDGNTWELVGSADDPINWFNTVSVRGNPGDQSLYGWSGTDSIGWIKVSHYIDDLSNEASVRFRVAFGSDPSFNDAEGVAFDNFKIEDRDKMVLLESFKNSSNDNDALINPASEEQINDIISDVIPINYHTNFPGVDPLNQDNSADPSARALYYGIMNTPRTVIDGIAYDKTDASPYWDTNNVRAKALEENKFKIDITFGEESTELLNINVSIEALTDISDEVAIQVACIERHITEVTGENGENNFDWVVRKMLPDAAGTSYSTGFTTNEKVDLSLSWKPQKIYDPENVLIVVFAQNNITKEIYHAVYEVPDYFPDIVSAVSNSIFLGKSTPVIYPNPVNSDLNVAFKSDITENLKWELINLEGKTFQSGQINRGDSSLQINVSNLSRGVYFIKYSQNNEFIFSQRFIKSE from the coding sequence ATGACAAAAATTTACCTTTCAAAGTCAAGATTAGCTTTAGCTATCTTTTTTCAGCTATTTGTTTTCACAGAACTATACAGTCAGGTAATTATTAATACTCCATCAGCTGCAGAGTTTTGTGTAGGAGGCAACATAGTTACATTAGAGGATATTCAAATAATAGAAACTGTTGATACTGATATAAGTAATACAACAGGTATTGAAACCTACATTATATCTGTACCATCAGCCAATTTTGAATTTAATACTGGTGCAACAGTAACTATCTCACACTTAGGTACAGCAACTGCCACCAGCTTATCTGCTTCAATTACCAGTAATGAAATCACATTTAACTATAATTTGCTAAATACAGAAAGTGGTATTGATACACTTGTATTAAGTGGAATAGAATTACAGGCAATAAACACAACTGATGCAGGAAATATAGTAAGAAGTGGTGGAACAGTAGTACATAATGGGAATGAAGTAGCTGATAATTTAAATCATGCCAGTTTAACCAGTTATCCAGGAGCAACTGCTACAGCAGGAACATATACAGCAATTTGTGAAGGTGGAACAGTTAGTTTATCAGGTATTGTAGGTGGATTAGTAGGTGATGTATCTTGGTCTGCACCTTCTGGTACATTTTCAGATATTAATGATTTAAATGCCACTTATACACCTAGTGTTACAACTGGATCAGTTACAGTAACCCTTACTAATGATCCTGATGGTCCAGGAGGCTGTACAGCTGCTACTAGTGATGCAACAATTAATGTAATATCTCAACCTGAAGTTCCTACAGTAACGTTTAACTCAATCTACAATATTGGAGAAACCATCACTGCTCCACAGGTAACTTCAAATAATACAAACCTCGAATGGCACTCCGATTTAAGCTTATCTGCTGATCTGACTATTACATCTGGAAACACAGCCATACCAAATTTAACTGATCTTGGCTTCAGTTCAGCTACAGCCAATATCACAACTGTATATGTTACCAATACAATTGCTGGTTGTAGAAGTGAAGCTACTCCTATTGAATTAGTAGTAAGTTCTGGTATCACATTAAGTGAAGCAATTAACGGAAATAAACTTTGTGTTGGAGGTAACGAGATAGCTATTGGAGATGTAGTTATTACCGAAAATGATGCATTTGCATTTGCTAATACCAATGGAATTGTAAGTATAGAAATAGCAAGTCCTTCTCCAAAATTTGAGTTTTATACTGGTGGAGGAATTACCGTGAGCCAGACTCAAACAAGCGGAACTATGAGTAATTTATCGGCTGTTGCAACTGCGGGTAAATTGACAATCAATTACGAAATATCAAATACAGAAAATGGCATCGACGAAATTACCATCAATGGAATAAAAGTAAGAGCGATAGGTAATTCAGGTGTTGGAGAATTACTTAGAACTGGTGGAACCTCAACCATTGCAGGATTAGAAGTATCTGATGCTATCAATTTTGCAACTTTACAAAGCTATAATAATACTTCTGTTGATGCTGGCTCTGATGTTGATATATGTGTAGGTGAGTCAGTAAGTCTGGAAGGTTCTTTTACTGGTGCCGCCAGCAGTATCACATGGTCAGGTCCTGGAAGTTTTACAACAAACAATCAATTAAAAACTGTTTATACGCCTGCATCTACTATTGATGGAACTGTTGAACAAGTTACAATAACTAGCAATGACCCTGATGGCACAGGAGGATGTGCTCCTGTAAGTGATGTTATTAATATAACTGTGAGAGGTATTCCAACTGCACCTACTGTAACCTTCAATCAAAATACATGTGTTGGAGATGTATTAACATCTCCTGTAGTAACAAGTGGTACAAGTAATTTAAAATGGCACAGTAGCCTCGCCTTAAAAAATGATATTACTGTAACATCTGGTGATCTTACAACTCCTAATCTTACAGACTTAGGTTTTTCTACAGCAGCAACTGGTACTTTTACAGTTTATGTAACTCAAACTTCAGCATATGGATGTGAAAGTCTTCCCACAGAAGTTAAATTAGTTGTAAATGCTGTACCTAATGCACCAATTATAACTGAGCCAGAAATTGAAATATGCCAAAATGATAATAGTAGTCTATCAATTTCAGCTATTGGTAATAACTTAAAATGGTATAGAAATGATAATTCATTAATTGTTCAAAGCAATACGTTTGACCCAGTAGGCTTAAGCAAAATCAATACAGCGACAGCAAGCACCACTACTTTTAAAGTTACTCAAACTGAAAGTAATTGTGAGAGTGCGTTTGCCAGTTTTACAGTTAAAGTAGTTGCTTTACCTAACACATCATCAATTAATGGAGATGCTTCTGCCTGTGCTAGCTCAGAAGGAAATATATACAGCGTAACCGAAGTTACAGGAAATAAATACATCTGGTCATTATCTGGCGGAGGAACCATCTCTTCAGGTCAAGGTTCATCAAGTATTTCAATCTCTTGGAATGACAACCAATCAACTATCGAAACCTATACACTTTCTGTAACTGAAGAAGACCCAACAGGTTGCCAAGACTTACCTGAAAGTATTGACATTACTATTAACCCTGTTCCAAATGTTTCTTTTACAGGTTTATCATCTTCATATTCTTCTACAGACCTAAATTCATATGAACTAACAGGAACTCCTTCAGGAGGTGTATTCTATGGACAAGGTGTTTCTTACAATAGTATATCGGGAAAGTATGAATTTAAACCAGCTGAAGCCGGCACTGGAAATATACCTGTTGGCTATCAATATGAAACTACTGAAGGGTGTATTGTTTATGCAACTCCTTATGTTACAAGCATAGGAATACCTTCTGCATCTGGTATAAATGGATTAAATGCATCAAGAGAATATTGCGAAAATGATGATGATGTTTCGTTATATGGCATTAGTTTAAACCCAGGTAATAGCACTTTCTTATTTAGCAGTTACCAAATATTAGGGCTATTAGAAAATGATCCTTCGGATCCTACTAATAACGATAAAGCCATTTTCTCACCTTCTGAAGTAGGACCGGGAACATATTATTTATATTATAATAATGGTACAGGTAACGGTAGTCCTGAAATTGTAACTGTATATGAAATACCAGAGGCACCAACTACAGATACAGATTTAACATATTGTCAGGGAGATCCTCTGAGTGACTTCACAGCAACAGGTTCTGGAATTATAAAATGGTATACAAGTTATCCAACACCGGGTAGTGAGGTAAGTACAGCTACTAATGGTATTGCAACTGTTTCTGAATTGTCTTTAACGAATGCCACGGCTAGTCCAACTTCTGGTACTCCTATAAAAATTTGGGTTACTCAAATAGATGGAAATGGTTGTGAAAGTGAGCCAGAAGAAATTAATATAACTGTAATTACAAAACCATCTCAACCAACATTATCTTCTACAATTCCAGTTTACTGCCCAGGAGATATTTTACAAAATATAGTTGTTACAGGTGAGAGCGGTGCTACATGGCAATGGTCAGAAGCTTCAGACTTTTCTACATCTGTGGGTACATCAAATACCAGTGGAGTAACATCAACTTTTCAAAATCCTATTACTCTTACATCTAATGGTTCTTCATCTAAAACGATTACCTATTATGTAAGACAAATTGTAGATGGATGTATAAGTGATCCACTAACAATTAATGTTACAACTTACCCAATTCCTGATAAACCTATTTTAGTATCGACTATACCAACTTATTGTCCTAGTGATCTATTACAAGATATTACTGTAAGCGGTGCTTTAGGAGCAACATATGAATGGGCAGATGATGCTAGCTTTTCTAATATTGTTGGAACAATGAATAACTCAGGAAATACATCAACTTTAAATTACCCTATTTCCTTAACAGCTCCAGGTCCATCGGCTAGTACTTATTCATTATATGTTAGACAAAAACTGAATGGATGTTTTAGTGAGGCTACTCAAATTGATGTTACTGTTTATCCAACACCAGATGCCCCACTTATAATAACTGCTAGATTAGAGTACTGTCATGGAGACGTTCAAGAAGATATTGTTGCATCTGGCGAGGCAGGAGCAACATGGCAATGGTCAAACTCAGCAGACTTTTCTACAACAGTGGGTTCTCAAAGTACTTCTGGTAATAATTCTACCTTCCAAAACCCAGTAGTTTTATCAGCATATGGCCCAGGTGCTACAACAATAAACTATTGGGTTCGCCAGCAAGTAAATGGCTGCTATAGCCCTTCAACTCAGGTTTCTATTGATGTATATCCAATACCTTCTGCACCAACTCTTTCGGGTACAAATCCTGTATATTGTTCTGGTAGTAATATAAATAGTATTACAGTTTCTGGAGAAAGTGGGGCAAACTTTAAATGGTATAATGATGCGTCATTATCCGATATTAATTTAATTGCTAATCAGGCAATATTAAATAATCCTCCAGTATCAAATATTAATAATACAGAACTTCCAATAGTACATTCTCTTTGGGTTACGCAAACTCTAAATGGCTGTACAAGCCCTGCTTTAGAAGTAGATATTACTATATATCCTTATCCAGACATCCCAACAGCTACATATACTGCCGACTATTGTGATGGTGAAACAGTAAATAATATTAATTTAAGTGGAAAAACTGGCGCCATATTCACTTGGTATGATTCATTACTTACTCCTTATTCCATTCAACCAGCTACTAATACAAGTGCAACTGCAACAGAACTAGGAATTGATAATAATACTCCGGGAGTTTATAAAATTTATGTTACACAAACAGTAAATGATTGCGAAAGTGAAGCAAATGAGATTGAAGTAACTATTCATCATATACCTGAAGCACCAAATGCAAGCTCTCCTGATCCTGTATGTATTTTCCAAGATGTAAATAACTTAACTGCTTCGGGAGAAACAGGTGCCACTTTTAAATGGTATACCGATGAGACTTTAACTAATCTATATGCTACTGGAGCTAGTGTGAATCCAGGTATAACAAATACATCTGCATCAGAAACAGATTTTTGGGTTACACAAACTTTAAATAATTGCGAAAGTCCATCAACTAAAGTTACTGTTACAGTTTATGACATTCCACCATCGCCTGTTGTAGATATTCCTTCTGAGTATTGTGTTGGACAGCAAATCCAAAATATTACTGCGACAGGTTCTAATTTAAGATGGTATTCTGATAATTCACTTAGTAATCAAGTTGGTGCAGGAGAATCATTTGCTCCTGGTATAGATAATAGTAAAAGCTCTGTTACTAAATTTTATGTAACTCAAACTTTCTTTAGCGGCGATGGCTTCAATGGTTGTACAAGTTCTGCTACTGAAGTAGAAGTAATTATTCACGATTTACCAGTAGTTAGTATAGCTGATTTAGATGCAGAGTACTGTGTTGATGAAAGTCCAGCCACAATAAGAGGAATTCCATCAGGTGGTTATTTTGTCGGCGATGGAATTTCAGGTGATGTTTTCACTGCAGGTGATGCTGGTATTGGGACTCATGTAATCAAATACATTTATGAAAATGCCAATAGTTGTATTGATTCGGCAATCCAGCTAGTAACTGTGCATGAATTACCTGCTGTTACATTTAGTAATTTAGATTCTACATACTGTGTAAATGACAATTATGTAACATTAAATGGCTTTCCTGTTGGAGGAACTTTCTTTCTAAATGGTTCTCCTATGTCTTCCACATTCAGGCCTGATATAATTGGTGTTGGGGAACATGAAGTAGTTTATACCTACACAGATGGTAATACTTGTACAAATTCAGATACACAACAAGTTGTTATTTATCCAGCCCCAATTGTCAATTTTACAATAGATACTTACTGCTTAAGTGAAGATGTAAATTTCTCTGATTCGAGTTATGTTACAGATGGTAATATAGTTGCATGGGAATGGGATTTTGATGATGGTGAGAATTCTTCAGAACAAAATCCAACACACCACTTTAGCGAAATTGGTTATTATACTATTGCACTTACAGCATTTACAGAAAATGGTTGTAGCGATTATACAGAAAGAGACATTTATATTGGTGCTACACCTGATGTTGATTTTGAATGGTCTAACACCTGTGTAAACGACTTTGCTATATTCACGAACCTCTCATCTGTTGAAAACGAAAGTTTACAAAGTAGTTTCTGGGATTTTGGAGATGGCAGTTCTTCAACAGACTTTTCACCAACTCATCAATATACAAATCCAGGTAGTTATGAAGTTACACTTACAGTTTTTTCAGAAACTAACTGTATATCTACTATTACTAAAGAGGTTGCTATATTTCCTTCAGTCGTATCATACCCATACTACGATAGCTTTGAAGACCCTGAAAGTGGTTGGTTTGAAAATGGAGAAAACTCTAGTTGGGAAATAGCTACTCCATCGGCTTCTATTATAACTCCTCAAAACAGTGGACCAAATGTATGGATTACAAATGGCAGTGGTAATTATAACAATGACGAAAGATCATATGTTGAAAGTCCTTGTTTTGACCTCACACCATTGAACAGACCTAAAATTTCGTTTGACATATTTTACAATACTCAGGCAGGTTTCGATGGAGCTGTATTACAATCTTCTATAGACGATGGCAATACATGGGAGCTTGTTGGTAGTGCCGATGACCCAATAAACTGGTTTAATACAGTTTCTGTGCGAGGTAATCCAGGAGATCAATCATTATATGGTTGGTCTGGTACCGACTCTATTGGTTGGATTAAAGTAAGCCATTATATAGATGACCTAAGTAACGAAGCCTCTGTAAGGTTTAGAGTTGCTTTTGGTTCCGATCCTTCATTTAATGATGCTGAAGGTGTCGCATTTGACAATTTCAAAATTGAAGACAGAGATAAAATGGTACTCCTCGAATCATTTAAAAACTCTTCAAACGATAATGATGCGCTAATTAACCCAGCTTCAGAAGAACAAATAAATGACATAATTAGCGATGTAATTCCTATTAATTATCATACAAATTTCCCTGGAGTTGATCCATTAAACCAAGATAACTCAGCAGACCCAAGTGCACGAGCGCTGTATTATGGTATTATGAATACTCCTAGAACAGTGATAGATGGCATTGCATATGACAAAACCGATGCATCTCCATATTGGGATACTAACAATGTAAGAGCTAAAGCACTAGAAGAAAATAAGTTTAAAATAGACATAACTTTTGGTGAAGAAAGCACAGAGCTTTTGAATATTAATGTAAGCATTGAAGCCCTAACCGATATTTCTGATGAAGTTGCAATACAAGTAGCTTGTATTGAAAGACATATAACAGAAGTTACAGGTGAAAATGGTGAAAACAACTTTGATTGGGTTGTTAGAAAAATGCTACCTGATGCAGCTGGTACAAGTTATAGCACAGGGTTTACAACTAATGAAAAAGTTGATTTAAGTCTAAGCTGGAAACCCCAGAAAATTTATGATCCAGAAAATGTATTAATTGTAGTTTTTGCTCAAAATAATATTACAAAAGAAATATATCATGCTGTATACGAAGTTCCCGATTACTTTCCAGATATAGTTTCTGCTGTGTCAAATAGTATTTTTTTAGGTAAAAGTACACCTGTAATATACCCGAACCCTGTAAATAGTGATTTAAATGTTGCTTTCAAAAGCGATATAACTGAAAACTTAAAATGGGAATTGATAAACCTAGAAGGTAAAACATTCCAAAGTGGCCAAATCAATAGGGGAGATAGTTCTTTACAAATCAATGTAAGTAATTTATCTCGAGGAGTTTACTTTATAAAGTATTCTCAAAACAATGAATTTATATTTAGTCAGCGATTTATTAAGAGTGAGTAA
- the pyrH gene encoding UMP kinase, translated as MKYKRILLKLSGEALMGSQNYGIDSERLSMYSNEISKVVNKGIQVAVVIGGGNIFRGMQAEKTGIDRVQGDYMGMLATVINGMALQGSLEAHGIYTRLMSGIKMDQICEPFIRRRAVRHLEKNRVVIFGAGTGNPYFTTDSAASLRAIEIEADVVLKGTRVDGVYNADPEKNPDATRFSSISYEEVYQKDLKVMDMTAFTLCKENDLPIIVFDMNTPGNLQRIVMGEEIGTLISM; from the coding sequence ATGAAATACAAAAGAATTCTATTAAAATTAAGTGGAGAGGCTTTGATGGGATCCCAAAATTATGGCATCGATTCAGAAAGACTCTCAATGTATTCAAATGAAATTTCAAAAGTTGTAAATAAGGGCATTCAGGTAGCTGTAGTTATCGGTGGTGGCAATATTTTCAGAGGAATGCAAGCTGAAAAAACCGGCATCGACAGAGTACAGGGAGACTACATGGGAATGTTAGCCACCGTAATTAATGGAATGGCATTACAAGGCTCTCTTGAGGCTCATGGAATCTATACAAGACTTATGTCTGGAATTAAAATGGATCAAATTTGTGAACCATTTATTAGAAGAAGAGCTGTAAGGCACCTTGAAAAAAACAGAGTAGTAATTTTTGGAGCAGGAACTGGAAACCCATACTTTACTACAGACTCAGCTGCAAGTTTAAGAGCTATTGAAATTGAAGCTGATGTTGTTCTAAAAGGAACCAGAGTTGATGGAGTTTATAATGCTGACCCTGAGAAAAATCCTGATGCAACTCGTTTCTCAAGTATTTCATATGAAGAGGTTTATCAAAAAGACCTAAAAGTAATGGATATGACGGCCTTTACTCTTTGCAAAGAAAATGATCTACCAATAATCGTTTTTGATATGAATACTCCTGGCAACTTGCAAAGAATTGTAATGGGAGAAGAAATAGGAACTTTAATTTCGATGTAA
- the frr gene encoding ribosome recycling factor, which translates to MEEDIAFYLEEAKDHMDKSVLHTEEELRKIRAGKANPSMLNGLMVMYYGTPTPINQVASVNTPDARTIMVKPWEKTILSEIEKAIINSDLGLNPVNDGETIRLNIPPLTEERRKQLMKQVRAEAEHGKISIRNVRKDVNDSLKKLQKDGASEDAVKKAETDVQELTDAYIKKVDDLVVVKENDIMTV; encoded by the coding sequence ATGGAAGAAGATATAGCATTTTATCTGGAAGAAGCGAAAGATCATATGGATAAATCAGTTCTTCATACTGAAGAAGAATTGAGAAAGATAAGAGCAGGAAAAGCAAACCCTAGTATGTTAAATGGTTTAATGGTTATGTACTATGGCACTCCAACCCCTATAAATCAGGTTGCCAGTGTGAATACTCCTGATGCCAGAACCATTATGGTAAAACCTTGGGAAAAAACTATTTTATCAGAAATAGAAAAAGCTATAATAAACTCAGACCTTGGTTTAAATCCTGTAAATGATGGAGAAACAATTAGATTGAACATTCCACCACTTACAGAAGAGCGTAGAAAGCAATTGATGAAACAGGTAAGAGCTGAAGCAGAACATGGAAAAATTAGTATTCGAAATGTTCGAAAAGATGTAAATGATTCATTAAAAAAATTGCAAAAAGACGGAGCGTCTGAAGATGCAGTTAAGAAAGCGGAAACGGATGTACAAGAACTTACTGATGCTTATATCAAAAAAGTAGATGATCTTGTAGTTGTGAAGGAAAATGATATAATGACTGTATAA
- a CDS encoding glycoside hydrolase family 10 protein, translating into MLKRIKNILILSSTFLVVFLTVQLVTVYINGLSAQVPPKREFRAIWITTLNNSDWPSKKGLPVEEQKKEFITILDQCAKSNINAVIVQIRPSGDAFYKSNFEPWSEWLMGKQGMSPPSGYDPLEFMIQEAHKRQIELHAWMNPLRAVYNRYSDVHEKHVSKVNPQWFFKYGGTTFFNPGIPEVRDYICKVVFDVASRYDIDGIHFDDYFYPYPNSDEKLKDDNTFWKYRNGIRDKSEWRRENVNNLIETIHEGLSAIRPELKFGISPSAVWRNIYDSPLGSYTRAGVASYDHLHADIRLWLEKGWIDYVIPQIYFSTEHKHANYRTLVRWWNRNTFNRHLYIGQAAYKIYWDRDKTWYSKQEMPKQLSYNRSLNQVKGSVFFRANSFMRNRGNFRDSLETNWYKYPSITPPMPWKDDVPPRKPDNFKVTLQNNGMQLSWEKPAPAQDNDNAIRYILYKLPIDSHPDVIENPQNILAILDGEHFTFTDTAANSYETHEYLITSLDKLNNESAPAKPQIEPLLVLDKFSFKEFRYYYRFFENGISNHFGWLKQVENTVAEGIETGR; encoded by the coding sequence ATGCTCAAACGCATAAAAAATATTCTGATTCTTTCTAGTACTTTTTTAGTAGTATTTCTAACTGTTCAGCTAGTCACAGTTTATATAAATGGTTTATCTGCTCAAGTACCTCCCAAAAGAGAATTTCGAGCTATTTGGATTACTACTTTAAATAATTCCGATTGGCCATCAAAAAAAGGACTCCCTGTTGAAGAACAGAAAAAAGAATTTATTACTATTCTAGATCAATGCGCTAAGAGCAATATCAATGCAGTTATTGTTCAAATAAGACCATCTGGAGATGCATTTTACAAAAGTAACTTCGAGCCTTGGTCTGAATGGTTAATGGGCAAACAAGGCATGTCGCCGCCAAGTGGCTACGATCCTCTTGAGTTTATGATCCAAGAAGCTCACAAAAGACAAATTGAACTCCACGCTTGGATGAACCCTCTTCGTGCAGTATACAACCGCTATAGTGATGTTCATGAAAAACATGTTTCTAAAGTCAACCCACAATGGTTTTTTAAATATGGAGGCACAACTTTCTTTAATCCAGGTATACCAGAAGTAAGAGATTATATATGCAAAGTTGTATTTGATGTTGCTAGCAGATATGATATAGATGGGATTCATTTTGACGATTATTTTTATCCATACCCTAATTCAGATGAAAAACTAAAAGACGACAACACTTTCTGGAAATATCGCAACGGTATTCGTGATAAAAGTGAGTGGAGAAGAGAGAATGTTAATAATCTGATAGAAACAATCCATGAAGGATTAAGTGCTATTCGTCCAGAGTTAAAGTTTGGGATTAGTCCTTCTGCTGTATGGAGAAATATTTACGATAGTCCATTAGGCTCCTATACAAGGGCAGGAGTAGCTAGTTATGATCACTTGCATGCAGATATAAGACTTTGGCTAGAAAAAGGATGGATAGATTACGTAATTCCACAAATATATTTTAGTACCGAACATAAGCATGCAAACTATCGCACACTTGTAAGATGGTGGAATAGAAACACATTTAACAGGCACTTATACATTGGGCAAGCTGCTTATAAAATTTATTGGGATAGAGATAAAACTTGGTATAGCAAGCAAGAAATGCCTAAACAGCTTTCTTATAACAGAAGTCTGAATCAAGTTAAAGGAAGTGTATTTTTTAGAGCAAATAGTTTTATGCGTAATAGAGGAAACTTTAGAGATTCTTTAGAAACTAATTGGTATAAATATCCTTCTATTACTCCTCCGATGCCGTGGAAAGATGATGTACCTCCAAGAAAACCCGATAATTTTAAAGTAACGTTACAAAATAATGGCATGCAGTTAAGCTGGGAAAAGCCAGCTCCAGCTCAAGATAATGACAATGCTATTAGATATATACTTTATAAATTACCAATAGATAGCCATCCTGATGTGATTGAAAATCCTCAAAACATATTAGCTATATTAGATGGAGAGCACTTTACATTTACAGATACCGCTGCAAATAGCTACGAGACCCACGAATATTTAATTACTTCATTAGACAAATTAAATAATGAAAGTGCTCCTGCCAAACCTCAAATAGAACCGCTATTAGTTTTGGATAAATTTAGCTTTAAAGAATTCAGATATTATTACAGGTTCTTTGAAAATGGTATTTCTAATCATTTCGGTTGGTTAAAACAGGTAGAAAATACCGTTGCAGAAGGAATTGAAACAGGAAGGTAG